The Bos indicus isolate NIAB-ARS_2022 breed Sahiwal x Tharparkar chromosome 28, NIAB-ARS_B.indTharparkar_mat_pri_1.0, whole genome shotgun sequence genome has a window encoding:
- the RUFY2 gene encoding RUN and FYVE domain-containing protein 2 isoform X5 has product MRDQSPPSGSTTRGLPHAPSSRPAGRGEAQRGRISPRPAAGSRVPRPTRAPQNHLGVLPPPGALWAAAGLVADAVAAAARPKGAAGGAQGVPARDCIATAAMVRKSFLSYNKTIWGPLELVEKLYPEAEEIGASVRDLPGLKTPLGRARAWLRLALMQKKMADYLRCLIIQRDLLSEFYEYHALMMEEEGAVIVGLLVGLNVIDANLCVKGEDLDSQVGVIDFSMYLKNEEDIGNKERNVQIAAILDQKNYVEELNRQLNSTVSSLHSRVDSLEKSNTKLIEELAIAKNNIIKLQEENHQLRSENKLILMKTQQHLEVTKVDVETELQTYKHSRQGLDEMYNEARRQLRDESQLRQDVENELAVQVSMKHEIELAMKLLEKDIHEKQDTLIGLRQQLEEVKAINIETYQKLQGSEDGLKEKNEIIARLEEKTSKITAAMRQLEQRLQQAEKAQMEIEDEDKKYLQEYQSKFDSLQKQISQKEKQLVQLETDLKIEKEWRQTLREDLQKEKDTVSHLRNETQQIITLKKEFLNLQDENQRLKKIYHKQEQALQELGNKLSESKLKIEYMKEANKALQGLVWLKDKEATHCKLCEKEFSLSKRKHHCRNCGEIFCNACSDNELPLPSSPKPVRVCDSCHALLIQRCSSNLP; this is encoded by the exons ATGAGAGATCAGAGTCCGCCTTCTGGCTCCACAACCCGAGGTCTCCCTCACGCTCCTTCTTCCCGTCCGGCTGGACGCGGAGAGGCTCAGCGAGGGCGGATTTCTCCGAGGCCGGCTGCAGGCTCTAGAGTCCCCCGCCCGACGCGGGCGCCGCAGAACCACCTGGGCGTCCTCCCGCCGCCGGGAGCGCTGTGGGCCGCAGCGGGCCTGGTTGCAGACGCCGTGGCGGCCGCCGCGCGCCCGAAGGGAGCTGCTGGCGGGGCCCAGGGAGTCCCCGCCCGAGACTGTATCGCCACCGCCGCCATGG tgagaaaatCATTTCTAAGTTACAACAAAACTATCTGGGGCCCTTTGGAACTGGTGGAGAAGCTGTACCCAGAAGCAGAGGAAATAGGAGCTAGTGTCCGGGATTTACCTGGTCTTAA GACCCCTCTGGGTCGTGCAAGAGCGTGGCTTCGATTAGCCCTCATGCAGAAAAAAATGGCTGATTACCTGCGTTGCTTAATTATACAAAGGGATCTCTTGAG tgAATTCTATGAGTATCATGCACTAATGATGGAAGAAGAAGGAGCAGTAATTGTTGGGCTGCTGGTTGGCCTGAATGTGATAGATGCTAATCTGTGTGTAAAGGGAGAGGATTTAGATTCACAA GTTGGAGTGATTGATTTTTCAATGTATTTAAAGAATGAAGAAGATATTGGAAATAAAGAAAG GAATGTTCAAATTGCTGCAATATTAGACCAGAAGAATTATGTTGAAGAATTAAATAGACAACTGAA CAGCACGGTCAGCAGTCTCCAttcaagagttgactcattagaaaagtcaaATACTAAGCTGATTGAAGAG ttagcGATAGCAAAGAATAATATCATTAAACTCCAAGAAGAAAATCATCAATTACGAAgtgaaaataaattgattttaatgAAAACACAGCAGCACCTAGAA GTTACCAAagtagatgtggaaactgagctTCAAACATATAAGCATTCCAGGCAAGGGCTAGATGAAATGTATAATGAAGCCAGAAGGCAGCTTCGAGATGAATCTCAGTTAAGACAA GATGTGGAGAATGAGCTGGCAGTACAAGTTAGTATGAAACATGAGATTGAACTTGCGATGAAGTTGTTGGAGAAAGATATCCATGAGAAACAAGATACTCTGATAGGCCTTCGACAACAACTGGAGGAAGTTAAAGCAATTAACATAGAAACATATCAGAAGTTGCAG GGTTCTGAAGAtggtttgaaggaaaaaaatgaaataattgccCGACTAGAAGAAAAAACCAGTAAAATTACTGCAGCCATGAGGCAGCTGGAACAAAG ATTGCAGCAAGCAGAGAAGGCGCAAATGGAAATTGAAGATGAGGACAAGAAATATCTACAAGAGTATCAGAGTAAATTCGACAGTCTGCAGAAACAAATCTCCCAAAAGGAGAAACAGCT GGTGCAACTGGAAACCGATCTGAAGATTGAGAAGGAATGGAGACAGACTTTGCGGGAAGATCTTCAAAAGGAGAAAGACACCGTATCTCATCTCAGAAATGAGACCCAACAGATCATTACTCTTAAAAAA gaGTTCCTTAACCTCCAGGATGAAAATCAGCggttgaaaaaaatatatcacaaaCAGGAGCAAGCTCTTCAAGAACTTGGCAACAAACTTAGCga ATCAAAACTTAAAATTGAATACATGAAAGAAGCCAACAAAGCATTGCAG GGACTGGTTTGGTTGAAAGACAAAGAAGCAACACATTGTAAACTTTGTGAAAAGGAATTCTCACTGTCTAAGAGAAAG CACCACTGTAGAAATTGTGGGGAAATTTTCTGTAATGCCTGTTCTGACAACGAACTGCCTTTGCCTTCTTCACCGAAGCCAGTACGGGTTTGTGATTCCTGTCACGCATTGCTAATTCAAAGATGCTCATCTAACTTGCCATAA
- the RUFY2 gene encoding RUN and FYVE domain-containing protein 2 isoform X4, whose protein sequence is MATRGRPSFPPASAPVRGPNGQGFAARRLTGSQHRASRGAAPGSGEQSGTGDDFSATKDPTAVERANLLNMAKLSIKGLIESALSFGRTLDSDYPPLQQFFVVMEHCLKHGLKVRKSFLSYNKTIWGPLELVEKLYPEAEEIGASVRDLPGLKTPLGRARAWLRLALMQKKMADYLRCLIIQRDLLSEFYEYHALMMEEEGAVIVGLLVGLNVIDANLCVKGEDLDSQVGVIDFSMYLKNEEDIGNKERNVQIAAILDQKNYVEELNRQLNSTVSSLHSRVDSLEKSNTKLIEELAIAKNNIIKLQEENHQLRSENKLILMKTQQHLEVTKVDVETELQTYKHSRQGLDEMYNEARRQLRDESQLRQDVENELAVQVSMKHEIELAMKLLEKDIHEKQDTLIGLRQQLEEVKAINIETYQKLQGSEDGLKEKNEIIARLEEKTSKITAAMRQLEQRLQQAEKAQMEIEDEDKKYLQEYQSKFDSLQKQISQKEKQLVQLETDLKIEKEWRQTLREDLQKEKDTVSHLRNETQQIITLKKEFLNLQDENQRLKKIYHKQEQALQELGNKLSESKLKIEYMKEANKALQGLVWLKDKEATHCKLCEKEFSLSKRKHHCRNCGEIFCNACSDNELPLPSSPKPVRVCDSCHALLIQRCSSNLP, encoded by the exons ATGGCAACGCGCGGCCGCCCCTCGTTCCCTCCAGCCTCCGCCCCAGTTCGGGGGCCTAATGGCCAAGGTTTCGCGGCTCGACGGCTTACAGGGAGCCAGCACAGGGCCAGCCGGGGTGCCGCTCCAGGGTCGGGGGAACAATCGGGGACGGGCGATGACTTTTCAG CTACAAAAGACCCCACAGCTGTAGAGAGAGCAAACTTGTTAAACATGGCTAAACTCAGTATCAAAGGACTCATTGAATCTGCTCTAAGTTTTGGCCGCACTTTGGATTCTGATTATCCCCCCTTGCAGCAGTTCTTCGTTGTTATGGAACATTGTCTGAAACATGGTCTTAAAG tgagaaaatCATTTCTAAGTTACAACAAAACTATCTGGGGCCCTTTGGAACTGGTGGAGAAGCTGTACCCAGAAGCAGAGGAAATAGGAGCTAGTGTCCGGGATTTACCTGGTCTTAA GACCCCTCTGGGTCGTGCAAGAGCGTGGCTTCGATTAGCCCTCATGCAGAAAAAAATGGCTGATTACCTGCGTTGCTTAATTATACAAAGGGATCTCTTGAG tgAATTCTATGAGTATCATGCACTAATGATGGAAGAAGAAGGAGCAGTAATTGTTGGGCTGCTGGTTGGCCTGAATGTGATAGATGCTAATCTGTGTGTAAAGGGAGAGGATTTAGATTCACAA GTTGGAGTGATTGATTTTTCAATGTATTTAAAGAATGAAGAAGATATTGGAAATAAAGAAAG GAATGTTCAAATTGCTGCAATATTAGACCAGAAGAATTATGTTGAAGAATTAAATAGACAACTGAA CAGCACGGTCAGCAGTCTCCAttcaagagttgactcattagaaaagtcaaATACTAAGCTGATTGAAGAG ttagcGATAGCAAAGAATAATATCATTAAACTCCAAGAAGAAAATCATCAATTACGAAgtgaaaataaattgattttaatgAAAACACAGCAGCACCTAGAA GTTACCAAagtagatgtggaaactgagctTCAAACATATAAGCATTCCAGGCAAGGGCTAGATGAAATGTATAATGAAGCCAGAAGGCAGCTTCGAGATGAATCTCAGTTAAGACAA GATGTGGAGAATGAGCTGGCAGTACAAGTTAGTATGAAACATGAGATTGAACTTGCGATGAAGTTGTTGGAGAAAGATATCCATGAGAAACAAGATACTCTGATAGGCCTTCGACAACAACTGGAGGAAGTTAAAGCAATTAACATAGAAACATATCAGAAGTTGCAG GGTTCTGAAGAtggtttgaaggaaaaaaatgaaataattgccCGACTAGAAGAAAAAACCAGTAAAATTACTGCAGCCATGAGGCAGCTGGAACAAAG ATTGCAGCAAGCAGAGAAGGCGCAAATGGAAATTGAAGATGAGGACAAGAAATATCTACAAGAGTATCAGAGTAAATTCGACAGTCTGCAGAAACAAATCTCCCAAAAGGAGAAACAGCT GGTGCAACTGGAAACCGATCTGAAGATTGAGAAGGAATGGAGACAGACTTTGCGGGAAGATCTTCAAAAGGAGAAAGACACCGTATCTCATCTCAGAAATGAGACCCAACAGATCATTACTCTTAAAAAA gaGTTCCTTAACCTCCAGGATGAAAATCAGCggttgaaaaaaatatatcacaaaCAGGAGCAAGCTCTTCAAGAACTTGGCAACAAACTTAGCga ATCAAAACTTAAAATTGAATACATGAAAGAAGCCAACAAAGCATTGCAG GGACTGGTTTGGTTGAAAGACAAAGAAGCAACACATTGTAAACTTTGTGAAAAGGAATTCTCACTGTCTAAGAGAAAG CACCACTGTAGAAATTGTGGGGAAATTTTCTGTAATGCCTGTTCTGACAACGAACTGCCTTTGCCTTCTTCACCGAAGCCAGTACGGGTTTGTGATTCCTGTCACGCATTGCTAATTCAAAGATGCTCATCTAACTTGCCATAA
- the RUFY2 gene encoding RUN and FYVE domain-containing protein 2 isoform X3 has translation MAKVSRLDGLQGASTGPAGVPLQGRGNNRGRAMTFQVWGRRREASHDLAWVPDAEGGRGTAMRRRTPATKDPTAVERANLLNMAKLSIKGLIESALSFGRTLDSDYPPLQQFFVVMEHCLKHGLKVRKSFLSYNKTIWGPLELVEKLYPEAEEIGASVRDLPGLKTPLGRARAWLRLALMQKKMADYLRCLIIQRDLLSEFYEYHALMMEEEGAVIVGLLVGLNVIDANLCVKGEDLDSQVGVIDFSMYLKNEEDIGNKERNVQIAAILDQKNYVEELNRQLNSTVSSLHSRVDSLEKSNTKLIEELAIAKNNIIKLQEENHQLRSENKLILMKTQQHLEVTKVDVETELQTYKHSRQGLDEMYNEARRQLRDESQLRQDVENELAVQVSMKHEIELAMKLLEKDIHEKQDTLIGLRQQLEEVKAINIETYQKLQGSEDGLKEKNEIIARLEEKTSKITAAMRQLEQRLQQAEKAQMEIEDEDKKYLQEYQSKFDSLQKQISQKEKQLVQLETDLKIEKEWRQTLREDLQKEKDTVSHLRNETQQIITLKKEFLNLQDENQRLKKIYHKQEQALQELGNKLSESKLKIEYMKEANKALQGLVWLKDKEATHCKLCEKEFSLSKRKHHCRNCGEIFCNACSDNELPLPSSPKPVRVCDSCHALLIQRCSSNLP, from the exons ATGGCCAAGGTTTCGCGGCTCGACGGCTTACAGGGAGCCAGCACAGGGCCAGCCGGGGTGCCGCTCCAGGGTCGGGGGAACAATCGGGGACGGGCGATGACTTTTCAGGTTTGGGGGAGGCGGAGGGAAGCGTCTCATGATTTGGCCTGGGTTCCGGACGCCGAGGGCGGGAGAGGGACAGCGATGCGGCGCAGGACCCCGG CTACAAAAGACCCCACAGCTGTAGAGAGAGCAAACTTGTTAAACATGGCTAAACTCAGTATCAAAGGACTCATTGAATCTGCTCTAAGTTTTGGCCGCACTTTGGATTCTGATTATCCCCCCTTGCAGCAGTTCTTCGTTGTTATGGAACATTGTCTGAAACATGGTCTTAAAG tgagaaaatCATTTCTAAGTTACAACAAAACTATCTGGGGCCCTTTGGAACTGGTGGAGAAGCTGTACCCAGAAGCAGAGGAAATAGGAGCTAGTGTCCGGGATTTACCTGGTCTTAA GACCCCTCTGGGTCGTGCAAGAGCGTGGCTTCGATTAGCCCTCATGCAGAAAAAAATGGCTGATTACCTGCGTTGCTTAATTATACAAAGGGATCTCTTGAG tgAATTCTATGAGTATCATGCACTAATGATGGAAGAAGAAGGAGCAGTAATTGTTGGGCTGCTGGTTGGCCTGAATGTGATAGATGCTAATCTGTGTGTAAAGGGAGAGGATTTAGATTCACAA GTTGGAGTGATTGATTTTTCAATGTATTTAAAGAATGAAGAAGATATTGGAAATAAAGAAAG GAATGTTCAAATTGCTGCAATATTAGACCAGAAGAATTATGTTGAAGAATTAAATAGACAACTGAA CAGCACGGTCAGCAGTCTCCAttcaagagttgactcattagaaaagtcaaATACTAAGCTGATTGAAGAG ttagcGATAGCAAAGAATAATATCATTAAACTCCAAGAAGAAAATCATCAATTACGAAgtgaaaataaattgattttaatgAAAACACAGCAGCACCTAGAA GTTACCAAagtagatgtggaaactgagctTCAAACATATAAGCATTCCAGGCAAGGGCTAGATGAAATGTATAATGAAGCCAGAAGGCAGCTTCGAGATGAATCTCAGTTAAGACAA GATGTGGAGAATGAGCTGGCAGTACAAGTTAGTATGAAACATGAGATTGAACTTGCGATGAAGTTGTTGGAGAAAGATATCCATGAGAAACAAGATACTCTGATAGGCCTTCGACAACAACTGGAGGAAGTTAAAGCAATTAACATAGAAACATATCAGAAGTTGCAG GGTTCTGAAGAtggtttgaaggaaaaaaatgaaataattgccCGACTAGAAGAAAAAACCAGTAAAATTACTGCAGCCATGAGGCAGCTGGAACAAAG ATTGCAGCAAGCAGAGAAGGCGCAAATGGAAATTGAAGATGAGGACAAGAAATATCTACAAGAGTATCAGAGTAAATTCGACAGTCTGCAGAAACAAATCTCCCAAAAGGAGAAACAGCT GGTGCAACTGGAAACCGATCTGAAGATTGAGAAGGAATGGAGACAGACTTTGCGGGAAGATCTTCAAAAGGAGAAAGACACCGTATCTCATCTCAGAAATGAGACCCAACAGATCATTACTCTTAAAAAA gaGTTCCTTAACCTCCAGGATGAAAATCAGCggttgaaaaaaatatatcacaaaCAGGAGCAAGCTCTTCAAGAACTTGGCAACAAACTTAGCga ATCAAAACTTAAAATTGAATACATGAAAGAAGCCAACAAAGCATTGCAG GGACTGGTTTGGTTGAAAGACAAAGAAGCAACACATTGTAAACTTTGTGAAAAGGAATTCTCACTGTCTAAGAGAAAG CACCACTGTAGAAATTGTGGGGAAATTTTCTGTAATGCCTGTTCTGACAACGAACTGCCTTTGCCTTCTTCACCGAAGCCAGTACGGGTTTGTGATTCCTGTCACGCATTGCTAATTCAAAGATGCTCATCTAACTTGCCATAA
- the RUFY2 gene encoding RUN and FYVE domain-containing protein 2 isoform X1: MRDQSPPSGSTTRGLPHAPSSRPAGRGEAQRGRISPRPAAGSRVPRPTRAPQNHLGVLPPPGALWAAAGLVADAVAAAARPKGAAGGAQGVPARDCIATAAMATKDPTAVERANLLNMAKLSIKGLIESALSFGRTLDSDYPPLQQFFVVMEHCLKHGLKVRKSFLSYNKTIWGPLELVEKLYPEAEEIGASVRDLPGLKTPLGRARAWLRLALMQKKMADYLRCLIIQRDLLSEFYEYHALMMEEEGAVIVGLLVGLNVIDANLCVKGEDLDSQVGVIDFSMYLKNEEDIGNKERNVQIAAILDQKNYVEELNRQLNSTVSSLHSRVDSLEKSNTKLIEELAIAKNNIIKLQEENHQLRSENKLILMKTQQHLEVTKVDVETELQTYKHSRQGLDEMYNEARRQLRDESQLRQDVENELAVQVSMKHEIELAMKLLEKDIHEKQDTLIGLRQQLEEVKAINIETYQKLQGSEDGLKEKNEIIARLEEKTSKITAAMRQLEQRLQQAEKAQMEIEDEDKKYLQEYQSKFDSLQKQISQKEKQLVQLETDLKIEKEWRQTLREDLQKEKDTVSHLRNETQQIITLKKEFLNLQDENQRLKKIYHKQEQALQELGNKLSESKLKIEYMKEANKALQGLVWLKDKEATHCKLCEKEFSLSKRKHHCRNCGEIFCNACSDNELPLPSSPKPVRVCDSCHALLIQRCSSNLP, encoded by the exons ATGAGAGATCAGAGTCCGCCTTCTGGCTCCACAACCCGAGGTCTCCCTCACGCTCCTTCTTCCCGTCCGGCTGGACGCGGAGAGGCTCAGCGAGGGCGGATTTCTCCGAGGCCGGCTGCAGGCTCTAGAGTCCCCCGCCCGACGCGGGCGCCGCAGAACCACCTGGGCGTCCTCCCGCCGCCGGGAGCGCTGTGGGCCGCAGCGGGCCTGGTTGCAGACGCCGTGGCGGCCGCCGCGCGCCCGAAGGGAGCTGCTGGCGGGGCCCAGGGAGTCCCCGCCCGAGACTGTATCGCCACCGCCGCCATGG CTACAAAAGACCCCACAGCTGTAGAGAGAGCAAACTTGTTAAACATGGCTAAACTCAGTATCAAAGGACTCATTGAATCTGCTCTAAGTTTTGGCCGCACTTTGGATTCTGATTATCCCCCCTTGCAGCAGTTCTTCGTTGTTATGGAACATTGTCTGAAACATGGTCTTAAAG tgagaaaatCATTTCTAAGTTACAACAAAACTATCTGGGGCCCTTTGGAACTGGTGGAGAAGCTGTACCCAGAAGCAGAGGAAATAGGAGCTAGTGTCCGGGATTTACCTGGTCTTAA GACCCCTCTGGGTCGTGCAAGAGCGTGGCTTCGATTAGCCCTCATGCAGAAAAAAATGGCTGATTACCTGCGTTGCTTAATTATACAAAGGGATCTCTTGAG tgAATTCTATGAGTATCATGCACTAATGATGGAAGAAGAAGGAGCAGTAATTGTTGGGCTGCTGGTTGGCCTGAATGTGATAGATGCTAATCTGTGTGTAAAGGGAGAGGATTTAGATTCACAA GTTGGAGTGATTGATTTTTCAATGTATTTAAAGAATGAAGAAGATATTGGAAATAAAGAAAG GAATGTTCAAATTGCTGCAATATTAGACCAGAAGAATTATGTTGAAGAATTAAATAGACAACTGAA CAGCACGGTCAGCAGTCTCCAttcaagagttgactcattagaaaagtcaaATACTAAGCTGATTGAAGAG ttagcGATAGCAAAGAATAATATCATTAAACTCCAAGAAGAAAATCATCAATTACGAAgtgaaaataaattgattttaatgAAAACACAGCAGCACCTAGAA GTTACCAAagtagatgtggaaactgagctTCAAACATATAAGCATTCCAGGCAAGGGCTAGATGAAATGTATAATGAAGCCAGAAGGCAGCTTCGAGATGAATCTCAGTTAAGACAA GATGTGGAGAATGAGCTGGCAGTACAAGTTAGTATGAAACATGAGATTGAACTTGCGATGAAGTTGTTGGAGAAAGATATCCATGAGAAACAAGATACTCTGATAGGCCTTCGACAACAACTGGAGGAAGTTAAAGCAATTAACATAGAAACATATCAGAAGTTGCAG GGTTCTGAAGAtggtttgaaggaaaaaaatgaaataattgccCGACTAGAAGAAAAAACCAGTAAAATTACTGCAGCCATGAGGCAGCTGGAACAAAG ATTGCAGCAAGCAGAGAAGGCGCAAATGGAAATTGAAGATGAGGACAAGAAATATCTACAAGAGTATCAGAGTAAATTCGACAGTCTGCAGAAACAAATCTCCCAAAAGGAGAAACAGCT GGTGCAACTGGAAACCGATCTGAAGATTGAGAAGGAATGGAGACAGACTTTGCGGGAAGATCTTCAAAAGGAGAAAGACACCGTATCTCATCTCAGAAATGAGACCCAACAGATCATTACTCTTAAAAAA gaGTTCCTTAACCTCCAGGATGAAAATCAGCggttgaaaaaaatatatcacaaaCAGGAGCAAGCTCTTCAAGAACTTGGCAACAAACTTAGCga ATCAAAACTTAAAATTGAATACATGAAAGAAGCCAACAAAGCATTGCAG GGACTGGTTTGGTTGAAAGACAAAGAAGCAACACATTGTAAACTTTGTGAAAAGGAATTCTCACTGTCTAAGAGAAAG CACCACTGTAGAAATTGTGGGGAAATTTTCTGTAATGCCTGTTCTGACAACGAACTGCCTTTGCCTTCTTCACCGAAGCCAGTACGGGTTTGTGATTCCTGTCACGCATTGCTAATTCAAAGATGCTCATCTAACTTGCCATAA
- the RUFY2 gene encoding RUN and FYVE domain-containing protein 2 isoform X2 — translation MRDQSPPSGSTTRGLPHAPSSRPAGRGEAQRGRISPRPAAGSRVPRPTRAPQNHLGVLPPPGALWAAAGLVADAVAAAARPKGAAGGAQGVPARDCIATAAMATKDPTAVERANLLNMAKLSIKGLIESALSFGRTLDSDYPPLQQFFVVMEHCLKHGLKVRKSFLSYNKTIWGPLELVEKLYPEAEEIGASVRDLPGLKTPLGRARAWLRLALMQKKMADYLRCLIIQRDLLSEFYEYHALMMEEEGAVIVGLLVGLNVIDANLCVKGEDLDSQVGVIDFSMYLKNEEDIGNKERNVQIAAILDQKNYVEELNRQLNTVSSLHSRVDSLEKSNTKLIEELAIAKNNIIKLQEENHQLRSENKLILMKTQQHLEVTKVDVETELQTYKHSRQGLDEMYNEARRQLRDESQLRQDVENELAVQVSMKHEIELAMKLLEKDIHEKQDTLIGLRQQLEEVKAINIETYQKLQGSEDGLKEKNEIIARLEEKTSKITAAMRQLEQRLQQAEKAQMEIEDEDKKYLQEYQSKFDSLQKQISQKEKQLVQLETDLKIEKEWRQTLREDLQKEKDTVSHLRNETQQIITLKKEFLNLQDENQRLKKIYHKQEQALQELGNKLSESKLKIEYMKEANKALQGLVWLKDKEATHCKLCEKEFSLSKRKHHCRNCGEIFCNACSDNELPLPSSPKPVRVCDSCHALLIQRCSSNLP, via the exons ATGAGAGATCAGAGTCCGCCTTCTGGCTCCACAACCCGAGGTCTCCCTCACGCTCCTTCTTCCCGTCCGGCTGGACGCGGAGAGGCTCAGCGAGGGCGGATTTCTCCGAGGCCGGCTGCAGGCTCTAGAGTCCCCCGCCCGACGCGGGCGCCGCAGAACCACCTGGGCGTCCTCCCGCCGCCGGGAGCGCTGTGGGCCGCAGCGGGCCTGGTTGCAGACGCCGTGGCGGCCGCCGCGCGCCCGAAGGGAGCTGCTGGCGGGGCCCAGGGAGTCCCCGCCCGAGACTGTATCGCCACCGCCGCCATGG CTACAAAAGACCCCACAGCTGTAGAGAGAGCAAACTTGTTAAACATGGCTAAACTCAGTATCAAAGGACTCATTGAATCTGCTCTAAGTTTTGGCCGCACTTTGGATTCTGATTATCCCCCCTTGCAGCAGTTCTTCGTTGTTATGGAACATTGTCTGAAACATGGTCTTAAAG tgagaaaatCATTTCTAAGTTACAACAAAACTATCTGGGGCCCTTTGGAACTGGTGGAGAAGCTGTACCCAGAAGCAGAGGAAATAGGAGCTAGTGTCCGGGATTTACCTGGTCTTAA GACCCCTCTGGGTCGTGCAAGAGCGTGGCTTCGATTAGCCCTCATGCAGAAAAAAATGGCTGATTACCTGCGTTGCTTAATTATACAAAGGGATCTCTTGAG tgAATTCTATGAGTATCATGCACTAATGATGGAAGAAGAAGGAGCAGTAATTGTTGGGCTGCTGGTTGGCCTGAATGTGATAGATGCTAATCTGTGTGTAAAGGGAGAGGATTTAGATTCACAA GTTGGAGTGATTGATTTTTCAATGTATTTAAAGAATGAAGAAGATATTGGAAATAAAGAAAG GAATGTTCAAATTGCTGCAATATTAGACCAGAAGAATTATGTTGAAGAATTAAATAGACAACTGAA CACGGTCAGCAGTCTCCAttcaagagttgactcattagaaaagtcaaATACTAAGCTGATTGAAGAG ttagcGATAGCAAAGAATAATATCATTAAACTCCAAGAAGAAAATCATCAATTACGAAgtgaaaataaattgattttaatgAAAACACAGCAGCACCTAGAA GTTACCAAagtagatgtggaaactgagctTCAAACATATAAGCATTCCAGGCAAGGGCTAGATGAAATGTATAATGAAGCCAGAAGGCAGCTTCGAGATGAATCTCAGTTAAGACAA GATGTGGAGAATGAGCTGGCAGTACAAGTTAGTATGAAACATGAGATTGAACTTGCGATGAAGTTGTTGGAGAAAGATATCCATGAGAAACAAGATACTCTGATAGGCCTTCGACAACAACTGGAGGAAGTTAAAGCAATTAACATAGAAACATATCAGAAGTTGCAG GGTTCTGAAGAtggtttgaaggaaaaaaatgaaataattgccCGACTAGAAGAAAAAACCAGTAAAATTACTGCAGCCATGAGGCAGCTGGAACAAAG ATTGCAGCAAGCAGAGAAGGCGCAAATGGAAATTGAAGATGAGGACAAGAAATATCTACAAGAGTATCAGAGTAAATTCGACAGTCTGCAGAAACAAATCTCCCAAAAGGAGAAACAGCT GGTGCAACTGGAAACCGATCTGAAGATTGAGAAGGAATGGAGACAGACTTTGCGGGAAGATCTTCAAAAGGAGAAAGACACCGTATCTCATCTCAGAAATGAGACCCAACAGATCATTACTCTTAAAAAA gaGTTCCTTAACCTCCAGGATGAAAATCAGCggttgaaaaaaatatatcacaaaCAGGAGCAAGCTCTTCAAGAACTTGGCAACAAACTTAGCga ATCAAAACTTAAAATTGAATACATGAAAGAAGCCAACAAAGCATTGCAG GGACTGGTTTGGTTGAAAGACAAAGAAGCAACACATTGTAAACTTTGTGAAAAGGAATTCTCACTGTCTAAGAGAAAG CACCACTGTAGAAATTGTGGGGAAATTTTCTGTAATGCCTGTTCTGACAACGAACTGCCTTTGCCTTCTTCACCGAAGCCAGTACGGGTTTGTGATTCCTGTCACGCATTGCTAATTCAAAGATGCTCATCTAACTTGCCATAA